The Cylindrospermum stagnale PCC 7417 genome segment CTTGATAGGCGTAGTCGCGTTTGCGATTTCCCTGAGGGTAGCGACTTCTCACAACAAGCCCTTTGGGCGGCTTCCCGATGGGTAGATTAACAACGCACACGCTGCGGTAATATAAAATACCAATAAGCGACTTGTTAGCAAAAGATTATGAGTGTCATAAGTACCCAAAGACACTTCAATTTACCCTGGGAAACAGATTAATAAAAATATCATAGCATGACCTCGATCTCCATCAGTGATTAGGGTCACCAGTCCACGTGTATTTGCTAGCAGTGGGAGTCTGTCACTGCTTTGTCCTCATGAGGGTGCGGGTAAGGAAAGCGCCTAGCTAGTGCTTGAATGTTTGACTACAAGAAAAAAAAAGTGAAGATTTTTTCAAAATATGGGTGATAAGCCAACAATTGCCATTTCTCACCTAGGCTGCGAGAAAAATAGAATTGATACGGAACACATGTTAGGACTGCTGGTAGAAGCAGGCTACGGTGTTGATACAAATGAAGAGTTAGCCGATTACGTTATTGTCAATACCTGTAGTTTTATTGAAGCCGCCAGGGAAGAATCTGTCAGAACTTTAGTAGAACTGGCAGAAGCTAATAAAAAAATTGTCATCACCGGCTGCATGGCACAGCACTTTCAATCACAATTGTTGGAGGAGTTGCCCGAAGCAGTAGCCGTGGTTGGTACAGGCGATTATCACAAAATTGTCAATGTCATTGAACGGGTAGAACAGGGAGAGCGGGTTAAACTCGTTAGTGCGGAACCTACCTATATTGCCGATGAAAATACACCGCGCTACCGCACTACAACCGAAGGCGTTGCCTACCTGCGGGTTGCCGAAGGATGTGATTATCGTTGTGCATTTTGTATTATTCCCCATCTACGAGGAAACCAGCGATCGCGTACTATTGAATCGATAGTCGCCGAAGCCAAGCAGTTGGCTAGTCAAGGGGTAAAAGAAATTATTCTGATTTCCCAAATCACCACCAATTATGGTTTGGATATTTACGGAAAACCGAAGCTAGCCGAGTTGCTGCGTGCTCTGGGAGAAGTAGATGTACCGTGGATCAGAATGCATTACGCTTATCCTACCGGACTAACCCCAGAAGTGATGGCGGCGATCCAAGAAACACCCAATTTCTTGCCTTATT includes the following:
- the rimO gene encoding 30S ribosomal protein S12 methylthiotransferase RimO, with the protein product MGDKPTIAISHLGCEKNRIDTEHMLGLLVEAGYGVDTNEELADYVIVNTCSFIEAAREESVRTLVELAEANKKIVITGCMAQHFQSQLLEELPEAVAVVGTGDYHKIVNVIERVEQGERVKLVSAEPTYIADENTPRYRTTTEGVAYLRVAEGCDYRCAFCIIPHLRGNQRSRTIESIVAEAKQLASQGVKEIILISQITTNYGLDIYGKPKLAELLRALGEVDVPWIRMHYAYPTGLTPEVMAAIQETPNFLPYLDLPLQHSHPEILRAMNRPWQGRVNDGIIDRIKSALPSAVLRTTFIVGFPGETQEHFEHLLEFIQRHEFDHVGVFTFSPEEGTPAFNLPNQLPQEVMAERHHRVMELQQPISQKQNQREVGKIVDVLIEQENPESGELIGRSGRFSPEVDGQVYVKGVGAASHREAKLGTIVPVAIQSADAYDLYGQVVNSH